A single Leptospira barantonii DNA region contains:
- a CDS encoding YHS domain-containing (seleno)protein produces the protein MKKFFSVLVLFTVLSLNASEINKTLWKNLAIDGYDPVAYFTLGRPVEGKTEFSFRWKDADWRFSSAENLKLFREHPEQYAPQFGGYCAYGIAMGEKVNIDPNQWKIVDGKLYLNYDHDVQVLWEKDTSGWIRKAREKWDAIKLK, from the coding sequence ATGAAAAAGTTTTTTTCGGTTCTCGTTCTCTTTACGGTTCTTTCCCTAAACGCTTCCGAAATCAATAAAACGTTATGGAAGAATCTTGCGATCGACGGTTATGATCCGGTGGCGTATTTCACTTTGGGAAGACCGGTTGAGGGTAAAACGGAATTTTCATTTCGTTGGAAGGACGCGGATTGGAGATTTTCCTCCGCTGAAAATCTAAAACTCTTTCGTGAACATCCGGAACAATACGCCCCTCAGTTCGGCGGTTATTGCGCTTACGGAATCGCGATGGGTGAAAAGGTAAACATCGATCCGAATCAATGGAAGATCGTGGACGGAAAGTTGTATCTCAACTACGATCACGACGTCCAAGTTCTTTGGGAAAAGGACACTTCCGGTTGGATTCGAAAAGCTCGGGAAAAATGGGACGCGATTAAACTAAAATAA
- a CDS encoding XrtN system VIT domain-containing protein, giving the protein MSPQNKIQNYFLRNVNLFTFVAPAWIWFLSLIGAIAALGIVAYAILELGIRQAGSSEFMVFVFFGGLAILFLFLFSLLIYSLFPNYKPFLIFTLIISAICFSTNSYVLNHEVFPPFTERTVWVLWISFSILALSFFMDKIPSIVLPFFQPILILGVFVSTSFALVLAPLMIFSWALVWMAGLGFLPYGPLFAITAFGQAIFKIHSSLDDKLKKISTGLIFGTAILFISYSAYYFVQWNHAEHILSKPETIQGNNRIDADLPDWVQKASRLRVNHVTEMVLQPDRGSQLGLFAAQTQFDPLAYFASQGFVSMFRTRSERISGEDAGKMLHLLFGKSHAHLERLWRGNSLITTDINSHVQIHPELRVSYTETTLSVYNENSSSNRPWIGFGSAFASPEEAIYTITVPEGSICTKLSLWIDGEERPARLTFRSKAHNAYRTIVGTERRDPSYVEWLDGNRLRLKIFPVDPGNYRMVRIGIVSPLKADKNKLVYERIRFEGPISDFADQTVNVDLFSKAPIELDSSGISLKEKIVSDSQVRQWTGSSGFRGWSFSFPSTVPSGTISAAGMTYNVSPLKKHTSRFEPDRIVVALNSALSRSEWKNAVRKIYSFGIPVTILTNEWFQATDVEKAIRYLDECEIPSFNLFPLHLEELLTSRVSGKNPLWITAGETQSIPLGELRNSNRFEGIQLASAKRSEPVKIAVLNGKHSEYVASLIDLNQMVSVAENEEELYNILKNKSINVPVDDENEIALPYSELTLQRSNKAEDPRPGSDLLIRMSIQRKIMKQLGKRFFDRDLDNADLVDLAKDAMVVSPVSTLIVLETEHDYKRFGINANSSALGQSKLEAPGSVPEPEEWLLIVCILFGALFYWKTRRQFA; this is encoded by the coding sequence ATGAGCCCACAAAACAAGATTCAAAACTACTTTTTGAGGAACGTGAATCTTTTCACATTCGTCGCGCCCGCTTGGATTTGGTTTCTTTCCTTGATCGGAGCAATCGCCGCGCTGGGCATCGTAGCCTACGCAATCTTGGAACTCGGCATAAGACAAGCGGGTTCGTCCGAGTTTATGGTTTTCGTTTTTTTTGGCGGGCTCGCGATCCTATTCTTATTTTTGTTCTCTTTGTTGATCTATTCCCTGTTTCCGAACTATAAACCTTTTCTAATATTCACTCTGATCATTTCCGCGATTTGTTTTTCCACGAATTCTTACGTTCTCAACCACGAAGTGTTTCCTCCGTTTACGGAAAGAACGGTTTGGGTTCTTTGGATTTCGTTTTCGATTCTCGCGTTATCCTTTTTTATGGATAAAATTCCTTCGATCGTGTTGCCTTTCTTCCAACCGATTCTGATTTTGGGAGTGTTCGTTTCCACGTCGTTCGCTTTGGTTTTGGCGCCTTTGATGATTTTCAGTTGGGCTCTGGTATGGATGGCGGGTTTGGGGTTTCTTCCCTACGGTCCTTTGTTTGCGATCACCGCGTTCGGTCAGGCGATTTTTAAGATCCATTCTTCCCTGGACGATAAGCTCAAAAAAATTTCAACGGGTTTGATTTTTGGAACCGCGATTTTATTCATTAGTTATTCTGCATATTATTTCGTTCAGTGGAACCACGCGGAACATATTCTTTCCAAACCGGAAACGATCCAAGGAAACAACCGAATCGATGCGGACTTACCGGATTGGGTTCAAAAGGCTTCCCGTCTGAGAGTGAATCACGTTACGGAAATGGTTCTTCAACCCGATCGGGGATCTCAACTCGGTTTGTTCGCCGCTCAGACTCAGTTCGATCCGCTTGCGTATTTCGCGTCGCAGGGATTCGTTTCTATGTTTAGAACTCGATCCGAAAGAATTTCGGGAGAGGACGCGGGAAAAATGTTACATCTTCTTTTCGGAAAATCGCACGCTCATTTGGAACGATTGTGGAGAGGGAACTCTTTGATTACGACGGATATAAATTCACACGTGCAGATTCATCCGGAACTTAGAGTGTCTTATACGGAAACCACCCTCTCCGTTTATAACGAAAATTCTTCCTCGAATCGACCTTGGATCGGTTTCGGTTCGGCGTTTGCCTCTCCGGAAGAAGCGATCTATACGATCACGGTTCCCGAGGGAAGTATCTGCACGAAACTTTCTCTTTGGATCGACGGCGAAGAAAGACCGGCAAGACTTACATTTCGTTCAAAGGCGCATAACGCGTATCGGACGATCGTGGGAACGGAACGGAGGGATCCTTCTTACGTGGAATGGTTGGACGGCAATCGACTTCGTCTAAAAATTTTTCCGGTCGATCCCGGAAACTATAGAATGGTGAGAATCGGTATCGTCTCCCCGCTCAAGGCGGACAAAAACAAACTCGTCTACGAAAGAATTCGTTTCGAAGGACCTATTTCCGATTTTGCAGATCAAACGGTGAACGTGGATTTGTTTTCAAAGGCTCCGATCGAGTTGGATTCCTCCGGGATTTCCCTCAAAGAAAAGATCGTTTCCGATTCCCAAGTTCGTCAATGGACCGGAAGTAGCGGTTTTAGAGGTTGGTCCTTTTCCTTTCCGTCCACGGTTCCTTCGGGAACGATCTCGGCCGCGGGTATGACGTATAACGTGTCTCCTCTAAAAAAACATACGTCCCGGTTCGAGCCGGACAGGATCGTTGTCGCATTAAATTCCGCGCTTTCAAGATCGGAATGGAAGAACGCGGTTCGTAAGATTTATTCTTTCGGAATTCCGGTTACGATCCTTACGAACGAATGGTTTCAGGCGACGGACGTCGAAAAGGCGATTCGTTATCTGGACGAATGTGAAATTCCATCGTTCAATCTTTTTCCTTTGCACTTGGAGGAACTTTTGACTTCCAGGGTTTCGGGGAAAAATCCTCTTTGGATCACCGCCGGTGAAACTCAATCGATTCCATTAGGAGAACTCAGAAACTCGAATCGTTTTGAGGGAATTCAACTCGCCTCCGCAAAAAGATCGGAACCCGTAAAGATCGCAGTTCTAAACGGAAAACATTCCGAATACGTGGCGAGCCTGATCGATCTGAACCAGATGGTTTCCGTTGCGGAAAACGAAGAAGAACTTTATAATATTCTAAAAAACAAAAGTATCAACGTTCCCGTGGACGACGAAAACGAAATCGCGCTTCCCTATTCCGAACTCACATTACAACGATCTAACAAGGCCGAGGACCCGCGACCCGGTTCCGATCTTTTGATCCGAATGTCGATTCAAAGAAAGATCATGAAACAACTGGGAAAACGTTTTTTCGATCGTGATTTGGATAACGCGGACCTTGTGGATTTGGCAAAGGACGCGATGGTGGTTTCTCCCGTTTCTACGTTGATCGTTTTGGAAACGGAACACGACTACAAACGTTTTGGAATCAACGCGAACTCATCCGCACTCGGTCAAAGTAAGTTGGAAGCTCCTGGTTCCGTTCCCGAACCGGAAGAATGGTTGTTGATCGTTTGTATCCTTTTCGGCGCGCTCTTCTATTGGAAAACAAGAAGGCAATTCGCTTAA
- a CDS encoding LA_0991 family prenyltransferase-like protein translates to MIRAFFKRIFYYWNVLSVDIVCGSVASAWFASSILHTKMRTAFWFLLPAAVWVIYSADHLVDGWKLREKSENQRHTFHYKNRIFLSIATLLTAIVCFVCGILFLREWVWTVALIIGSFVFLHVVFAYLQVSFFWKECSVAVLYTAGVWFGPILLTENTFSETWIPCSLFFIAALCNSFVNSYMEREIDRKENAESILKRISPNTLKKSVFTLAAIGMGLNLFWIGKNQGSILPEFLFLSLGYWIPTQILLFENSFQKNQVYRIFGEGYFLLACVPVTVRLSFPF, encoded by the coding sequence ATGATCCGCGCATTCTTCAAAAGAATATTCTACTATTGGAATGTATTGAGCGTGGACATAGTGTGCGGCTCCGTAGCCTCGGCTTGGTTTGCTTCCTCCATTCTCCATACCAAAATGAGAACCGCATTTTGGTTTTTGTTACCCGCCGCCGTTTGGGTGATCTACAGCGCGGACCATCTCGTGGACGGCTGGAAACTGCGCGAAAAAAGCGAAAATCAACGCCATACGTTCCATTATAAAAACAGAATTTTCTTAAGTATTGCGACCTTGCTCACGGCGATCGTTTGTTTCGTTTGTGGAATTCTGTTTCTTCGAGAATGGGTTTGGACCGTCGCTTTGATCATAGGAAGTTTCGTATTTCTGCACGTGGTATTTGCGTATTTGCAAGTTTCCTTTTTTTGGAAGGAATGTTCGGTCGCGGTTCTTTATACGGCGGGGGTTTGGTTCGGACCGATCCTTTTAACCGAGAATACGTTCTCGGAAACCTGGATTCCCTGTTCGTTGTTTTTTATCGCGGCGTTGTGCAACTCGTTCGTGAATTCTTATATGGAAAGGGAAATCGACCGAAAGGAAAACGCGGAATCCATTCTAAAACGGATCTCGCCGAACACGTTGAAAAAATCCGTATTTACGTTAGCCGCAATCGGCATGGGTTTGAATCTTTTTTGGATCGGGAAAAACCAAGGATCGATTCTTCCCGAATTTTTATTTCTGAGTTTGGGTTATTGGATTCCGACTCAGATTCTTCTTTTCGAAAATTCTTTTCAGAAAAATCAAGTCTATAGAATTTTCGGAGAAGGTTATTTCCTTCTGGCCTGCGTTCCCGTTACGGTTCGGTTATCGTTTCCGTTTTGA
- a CDS encoding adenylate/guanylate cyclase domain-containing protein — protein sequence MSSLLDLFKRKNDKSIRWEELPNLHSDSEDPDLLIRSLISEKLSLGIREVVFCLPGKEAESLKKSNDFLKLVRDLKQGGFTISSADSDKILSGTGESSEKFFQFLRNRSHNSSCLVWTRHGVASEIESQYHDFLKHPHPIHGHEFEPFRPSRFTIRVKLLSIVSAIIMISMSLMITMATYFFRMYSEILIQEYNLSLARMTGLQLSGQLKETTRKIQDFRPAESEKFFRANSNAVAYVRFRSKPGDSVREISSLFWNLKFLKNNSVSGVPDPETLKAALEKASSRLSGALEVLNVSSEFGFPAVAVLLPVENGTEISGLVFSATEFLDSFLAVRQTDFFQMSVVDSSGNLIAHSNDKEAISGKDYKKHPLVENMLRSPSDNGSQRFDFEGREVLGSYQQLEVGGLGIISTLDADLAFEAVYKIRRQNLLIMISVLSVAFFVVFVFSRTLTIPIIQLLSATRKVEQGNYHVDIRATTHDEVGVLTNSFLRMARGLEEREKIKSTFGKFVNKEIAERALSSDLKLGGENREVTVFFSDLRNFTGMSEKMKPEEVVEFLNQYFTEMVECIHLTQGIVDKFIGDAVMAHWGALVYDGNEPKNAINAALLMRRALIEFNRKGHEIGRPFTRFGCGINSGPVIVGQIGSEKKLEFTVIGDTVNLASRIEYLNKEFGTDILISETTYQQGKDHFNFVELPPVWIRGKEKPQSIYAVLGWKDDQDCPKSLEELRVLCGIPDPESPSRSLA from the coding sequence ATGTCCAGCCTGCTTGATTTATTTAAAAGGAAGAACGACAAATCGATTCGTTGGGAAGAATTGCCGAATCTGCATTCCGATTCGGAAGACCCCGATTTATTAATCCGAAGTTTGATTTCGGAAAAACTTTCGCTCGGAATTCGCGAAGTCGTTTTTTGCCTTCCCGGAAAAGAGGCGGAGTCCCTCAAAAAATCCAATGATTTTTTAAAACTCGTGCGGGATCTGAAACAAGGCGGTTTTACGATCTCTTCCGCGGACAGCGATAAGATTCTTTCCGGTACGGGAGAATCCTCCGAAAAGTTTTTTCAATTTTTGAGGAATCGTTCGCACAATAGTTCGTGTCTTGTTTGGACTCGTCACGGGGTCGCGTCCGAAATCGAATCACAATATCATGATTTTCTAAAGCACCCTCATCCGATTCACGGACATGAATTCGAGCCGTTTCGTCCTTCAAGGTTTACGATCCGCGTAAAACTTCTCTCCATCGTTTCCGCGATCATCATGATCAGCATGAGTTTGATGATTACGATGGCCACGTATTTTTTTAGAATGTACAGCGAGATTCTCATCCAGGAATACAATCTTTCTTTGGCGAGAATGACCGGTCTTCAACTGAGCGGACAATTGAAGGAAACAACGCGTAAGATTCAGGACTTCCGCCCGGCAGAATCCGAAAAATTCTTTCGAGCCAACTCGAACGCGGTCGCCTACGTACGTTTTCGTTCGAAACCCGGAGACTCGGTTCGTGAAATCAGTTCCTTGTTTTGGAATTTGAAGTTTCTAAAAAACAATTCCGTTTCGGGTGTTCCCGATCCTGAAACTCTGAAAGCCGCTCTTGAAAAAGCGTCTTCTCGTTTATCCGGTGCATTAGAAGTATTGAATGTTTCTTCCGAGTTCGGTTTTCCGGCCGTTGCGGTTTTGCTTCCGGTCGAAAACGGAACCGAAATTTCGGGTTTGGTTTTTTCCGCCACGGAATTTTTGGATTCCTTTCTTGCGGTAAGACAAACCGACTTCTTTCAGATGTCCGTGGTCGATTCTTCCGGAAATCTGATCGCACATTCCAACGATAAGGAGGCGATTTCGGGTAAGGATTATAAAAAACATCCGCTTGTGGAGAATATGCTCCGTAGCCCTTCCGATAACGGATCACAACGTTTCGATTTCGAAGGCAGAGAAGTGTTGGGTTCCTATCAACAATTGGAAGTGGGGGGCCTGGGAATCATTTCCACGTTAGACGCCGATCTCGCCTTCGAAGCCGTTTACAAAATCAGAAGACAGAATCTTCTCATCATGATCTCGGTGTTGTCCGTCGCTTTTTTCGTCGTGTTCGTGTTTTCCAGAACTCTTACGATTCCGATCATTCAACTTCTTTCCGCTACGAGAAAGGTCGAACAGGGAAATTATCACGTAGATATACGAGCGACCACACACGACGAGGTCGGGGTTCTCACCAATTCGTTCTTAAGAATGGCCAGAGGACTTGAAGAAAGGGAAAAAATCAAAAGCACTTTCGGTAAGTTCGTAAACAAGGAGATCGCCGAACGCGCGTTATCTTCCGATCTCAAACTGGGCGGAGAAAACCGGGAAGTCACGGTATTCTTTTCCGATTTGAGAAACTTCACCGGGATGTCCGAGAAAATGAAACCGGAAGAGGTGGTCGAATTTTTAAATCAATACTTCACCGAAATGGTGGAATGTATTCATCTTACGCAAGGAATCGTGGATAAGTTTATCGGAGACGCGGTTATGGCGCATTGGGGCGCGCTCGTCTACGACGGAAACGAACCGAAAAACGCGATCAACGCCGCCCTGTTAATGCGAAGAGCCTTGATCGAGTTCAACCGAAAGGGACACGAAATCGGAAGACCGTTTACCCGTTTCGGTTGCGGAATCAACTCGGGTCCCGTGATCGTGGGGCAGATCGGTTCCGAAAAAAAATTGGAATTCACCGTGATCGGCGACACGGTCAATCTCGCTTCCAGAATCGAATACTTAAACAAAGAATTCGGAACGGACATTCTGATTTCCGAAACTACTTATCAACAAGGAAAGGATCATTTTAACTTCGTGGAACTTCCTCCCGTTTGGATTCGGGGAAAGGAAAAGCCGCAGTCCATCTACGCGGTGTTAGGTTGGAAAGACGATCAGGATTGTCCTAAGTCCTTGGAAGAATTGCGCGTGTTGTGCGGAATTCCGGATCCCGAATCGCCTTCTCGGTCCTTGGCATGA
- a CDS encoding fatty acid desaturase CarF family protein, translating into MKPEPTQLQKPDLTIHRIFETLSVIAFVFLSVYLGFRLFQILENDSVSNSYLTWAIPSVVLLSWLGADFISGLVHFLGDSVGSETTPIFGPAFIFPFRDHHVDPKGITRHDFIETNGNNCLVSLPILVYYVFFWESSGVISSLIALFWFFLLWGIFATNQIHKWAHQDSPNVFVKTLQKYKLILGPVHHKVHHTPPHDTYFCITTGWLNPILKSLKFYDALRWILRIPPAIKTETITEP; encoded by the coding sequence ATGAAACCAGAACCAACTCAGCTTCAAAAACCGGATCTTACGATTCATAGAATTTTCGAAACTCTCAGCGTGATCGCTTTCGTTTTTTTATCCGTCTATTTGGGCTTTCGGCTTTTTCAAATCCTTGAGAACGATTCCGTTTCGAATTCGTATCTGACCTGGGCGATTCCTTCGGTCGTTTTGTTGTCCTGGCTCGGTGCGGATTTTATATCGGGTTTGGTTCATTTTTTGGGGGACAGCGTCGGTTCCGAAACGACTCCGATTTTCGGTCCGGCTTTTATCTTCCCGTTTCGAGATCATCACGTCGATCCCAAGGGAATCACGAGACACGATTTTATAGAAACGAACGGAAACAATTGTCTGGTTTCCCTTCCTATATTAGTATATTATGTTTTCTTTTGGGAATCGTCCGGCGTGATCAGTTCTCTGATCGCTTTGTTTTGGTTCTTTCTTTTGTGGGGAATTTTTGCGACGAATCAGATTCACAAATGGGCGCATCAGGATTCTCCGAACGTTTTTGTGAAAACATTACAAAAATATAAACTGATTTTGGGTCCAGTTCACCACAAGGTTCACCACACCCCGCCTCACGACACGTATTTCTGCATCACGACCGGTTGGTTGAATCCGATTTTGAAAAGTTTGAAGTTTTACGACGCGCTTCGTTGGATTCTTCGGATTCCGCCCGCGATCAAAACGGAAACGATAACCGAACCGTAA
- the xrtN gene encoding exosortase N has translation MTTTLTTSDANTRSRALFSIGFLSIVCLIPMIRVGQDLLSARSVFELYPVLFLPLFIRSRTEPETISNFKKTILTFLPGTLFVIFGIAFQRLSLVWIGSFWNIISVIHLGGIRFAWPAPFLIFAIPPITGFGSLFVGYKLRLIVTEIAVQFIQLVDKGSIAVGNQILFHGEWFLVDRVCEGMKMGLASILIGAAFALRSDRSGATVIGFALLPLWFFSNLCRICFLVLFQIPAGTWRHEFIGVILFVCGVVVPLAILSLIFPNRDQKEFNFSNVVLRSPSKILWLILPLLTIGFLFSNRLIPIKTHSWPAQINTFQLDADSTLKDPRIAVYVSGENYLILKRELFAVGTGHDPRICFEAVGFSFTEQGADNGISRGQLKSPSGAKPILLWWFSITEKNTLDEAGLANIENHAPRRSTSDLDWRWKRFLGADVIQWNLYGPNENELYRIAKTISKDPI, from the coding sequence ATGACGACGACTCTTACTACTTCGGATGCGAACACAAGGAGTCGCGCGCTTTTTTCGATCGGATTTCTTTCGATCGTCTGTCTGATTCCGATGATCAGAGTCGGACAGGATCTTTTGAGCGCGCGTTCCGTTTTTGAATTGTATCCGGTTTTGTTTCTTCCTCTTTTTATACGATCTCGAACGGAACCGGAAACGATTTCCAATTTTAAAAAAACGATTCTTACTTTTTTGCCGGGAACTCTATTCGTGATTTTCGGAATCGCATTCCAAAGACTCAGTCTTGTATGGATCGGCTCTTTTTGGAATATCATTTCCGTGATTCATCTCGGAGGAATTCGATTCGCATGGCCCGCTCCGTTTTTGATCTTTGCCATTCCGCCGATCACCGGTTTCGGTTCTTTGTTCGTGGGTTACAAACTTCGTTTGATCGTGACTGAAATCGCCGTTCAATTCATTCAACTTGTGGACAAGGGTTCGATCGCGGTCGGCAATCAAATCCTATTTCACGGAGAATGGTTCCTGGTGGATCGTGTTTGTGAAGGAATGAAGATGGGGCTCGCATCGATTCTCATCGGAGCCGCGTTTGCGCTTCGATCCGATCGGAGCGGTGCAACCGTGATCGGGTTTGCGCTTCTTCCTCTTTGGTTTTTTTCCAATCTTTGCCGAATTTGTTTTTTAGTTTTGTTTCAGATTCCCGCGGGAACTTGGAGACACGAATTCATCGGAGTGATTCTTTTTGTCTGCGGAGTTGTTGTCCCTCTCGCAATTCTTTCTTTGATTTTTCCGAATCGAGATCAAAAAGAATTCAATTTTTCGAATGTAGTTTTGCGTTCTCCTTCGAAAATTCTTTGGCTGATTCTTCCTTTGTTGACGATCGGCTTCTTGTTTTCAAACCGATTGATTCCGATCAAAACCCATTCTTGGCCGGCGCAGATCAATACGTTTCAATTGGATGCGGATTCCACCTTAAAAGATCCTCGGATCGCGGTGTATGTTTCGGGTGAGAATTATCTGATTTTAAAAAGGGAATTGTTCGCGGTCGGCACCGGTCACGACCCGAGAATCTGCTTCGAAGCTGTGGGATTCTCGTTTACGGAACAAGGCGCCGACAACGGGATCAGCCGAGGACAACTCAAAAGTCCGTCCGGTGCAAAACCGATTCTTCTTTGGTGGTTTTCGATCACCGAAAAAAACACGTTAGACGAAGCCGGATTAGCAAACATAGAAAATCACGCGCCTCGGAGATCGACATCCGATTTGGACTGGAGATGGAAACGTTTTCTAGGAGCGGATGTGATTCAGTGGAATTTATACGGCCCGAACGAAAACGAACTCTATCGAATTGCGAAAACGATTTCGAAAGATCCGATATAA
- a CDS encoding DUF1554 domain-containing protein, with translation MIRNNILKFVYSIFLLLFFGTGCSVPFPGDTSGVLLLALLNSNASNGGGGTTDPVLSYKFLFVTNGTTSGQLGGGTRTGGDSICANEKNNNFASLPGTGTDYKALIVTNVGPTRIACTTAYCTNPAENSNWVLSPNQAYYKGTTASPVKVFTTNSAGIVVFPTPGLLTNIDPSAGVLWWTGLSTDWTVSTTEICNNWSDGTGGSNGAYGMGNATNDTSISFFSEACNLSKRLVCVRQ, from the coding sequence GTGATTCGAAATAATATTCTGAAATTCGTATATTCTATTTTTCTACTTTTATTTTTCGGGACCGGGTGTTCGGTTCCGTTTCCCGGCGATACTTCCGGCGTTTTGCTTCTCGCCCTTTTGAATTCGAATGCAAGCAATGGCGGCGGTGGGACGACCGATCCGGTTCTTTCATATAAGTTTCTTTTTGTGACGAACGGGACCACATCCGGGCAATTGGGAGGAGGAACTCGAACCGGTGGAGATAGTATTTGCGCGAACGAAAAGAACAACAATTTTGCTTCTTTACCGGGAACTGGAACCGATTATAAGGCTTTGATCGTAACGAACGTCGGGCCGACACGCATTGCCTGCACGACGGCTTATTGTACGAACCCGGCTGAAAATTCCAATTGGGTTCTTTCGCCGAATCAAGCCTATTATAAAGGCACCACCGCATCTCCCGTAAAAGTGTTTACTACGAACTCGGCGGGGATTGTCGTTTTCCCCACACCCGGACTATTGACCAATATAGACCCCAGCGCCGGTGTGTTATGGTGGACCGGCTTGAGCACCGATTGGACGGTCAGTACGACTGAGATTTGCAACAATTGGTCGGATGGAACAGGTGGATCGAATGGAGCTTATGGCATGGGGAATGCGACGAATGACACTTCCATTTCCTTTTTCTCCGAAGCGTGCAACCTTTCGAAGCGGCTCGTTTGTGTTCGGCAATGA
- a CDS encoding fibronectin type III domain-containing protein: protein MKSLAGKILLLLCLFISYSAYSEDKKYTFYIEWNEVKGNNGYKVEVRKTSTPETLFAEEKVVTNSLEFLIPAGEYEFRISALNRFGKPSSWSQWSSFLVEHDRPKSVYEAEKKQAVTGVSTWKVWVPGLLPIERKEYKKASLIFLWFGALAVAGNAERMAGNSLSQSSSNDPAFLTLAALTTPLPVSFYLIHQRDEDKKEYKNHQNNQVGIGVLALLSYGLNVWLEKRSFQSTTVLIESKSEGLSRWNQPNIQPNSFLSLGRIELSFRKEFE from the coding sequence TTGAAATCTTTAGCGGGAAAAATTCTACTTCTGCTTTGCTTGTTTATTAGCTATTCTGCATATTCGGAAGATAAAAAATACACCTTTTACATAGAATGGAACGAGGTGAAGGGAAACAACGGATATAAGGTGGAAGTTCGCAAAACGTCGACTCCCGAAACTCTTTTCGCGGAGGAAAAGGTGGTCACGAACAGCTTGGAATTCCTGATTCCTGCGGGAGAATACGAGTTTAGAATTTCGGCTCTCAATCGTTTCGGAAAACCTTCTTCGTGGAGCCAATGGTCTTCGTTTCTTGTGGAACACGATCGACCCAAAAGCGTTTATGAAGCGGAGAAAAAACAGGCGGTGACCGGAGTTTCCACTTGGAAAGTCTGGGTTCCGGGTTTGCTTCCGATCGAAAGAAAGGAATACAAAAAAGCTTCTTTGATTTTTTTATGGTTCGGTGCGCTCGCGGTTGCGGGTAACGCGGAAAGAATGGCGGGGAATTCGCTTTCTCAATCCTCCTCGAACGATCCCGCGTTTTTAACGTTAGCCGCCTTGACGACTCCTCTTCCCGTATCCTTTTATCTGATTCATCAAAGGGACGAGGATAAAAAAGAATACAAAAACCATCAAAATAATCAAGTGGGAATAGGCGTCTTAGCCCTTTTGAGTTACGGCTTGAACGTGTGGTTGGAAAAACGTTCTTTTCAATCCACCACCGTTTTGATAGAATCAAAATCGGAAGGACTATCCAGATGGAATCAGCCGAACATACAACCGAATTCTTTTCTTTCCCTGGGAAGAATCGAACTCAGTTTTCGAAAGGAGTTCGAGTGA
- a CDS encoding mechanosensitive ion channel family protein yields MDWNFPQTWFSKEFLTELGTATGIFLFVLFFGYILGDRIVPRLSGVLFQNKIPSSHPLYKAGRRIIRLLFFLLASFLFLQFLKPISVSGESLFLGFRILSIILLTFALVHLFSAVFETYSEKTEGLLSSASIISNVIRITLFAIGVLLVLQSLGISIAPILGALGVGGLAVALGLQPTLSNLFSGLSILLGKQLKKGDYVRLQGENLEGYVQDITWRSTTIRRFNNSTIVVPNSVMASSVFTNFDLPTKEFSIQIEVGVAYQSDLEKVESLSIEIGKEVLGKFYKTPSSQEVSFAYQKFGENSIDFKVVLPSLEFTDQFPIKHEFIKLLHSRFQKEGIELRLQKK; encoded by the coding sequence ATGGATTGGAACTTTCCGCAGACCTGGTTCTCGAAGGAATTTCTAACGGAGCTCGGAACGGCGACGGGAATTTTTCTATTCGTATTATTTTTCGGTTATATATTGGGGGATAGAATCGTTCCACGATTGTCCGGCGTTTTGTTTCAGAATAAAATTCCGAGTTCACATCCTCTTTATAAAGCGGGAAGAAGAATCATCCGCTTATTGTTCTTTCTGCTCGCGTCCTTTTTGTTTCTTCAATTCTTAAAACCGATTTCCGTTTCCGGAGAATCCCTCTTTTTAGGATTCAGAATTCTTTCGATCATCCTTTTGACGTTCGCGCTCGTTCATCTTTTTTCCGCCGTGTTCGAAACGTATTCCGAAAAAACGGAAGGTTTGCTCTCTTCCGCGTCCATCATCAGCAACGTAATCCGAATCACGTTATTCGCCATTGGCGTCCTTTTGGTTTTACAATCGCTCGGAATTTCGATCGCGCCGATCTTAGGAGCTCTCGGAGTCGGAGGTCTTGCGGTCGCATTGGGATTGCAACCCACTCTTTCGAATTTATTCTCGGGCCTAAGTATTCTGCTCGGCAAACAACTCAAAAAAGGCGATTACGTTCGGCTTCAAGGGGAGAATCTGGAAGGTTACGTGCAAGACATCACTTGGAGAAGTACTACGATCCGAAGATTCAACAACAGCACGATCGTGGTTCCAAACTCGGTGATGGCTTCCTCGGTTTTTACTAACTTCGATCTACCCACGAAAGAATTTTCGATTCAGATAGAAGTCGGAGTCGCTTATCAATCCGATTTGGAAAAGGTGGAATCCCTTTCGATCGAAATCGGAAAGGAAGTTCTCGGAAAATTCTACAAGACGCCGTCTTCTCAGGAAGTCTCCTTCGCTTATCAAAAGTTTGGGGAGAATTCGATCGACTTTAAGGTCGTTCTTCCTTCGCTCGAGTTCACGGATCAGTTCCCGATCAAACACGAATTCATCAAACTGCTTCATTCCCGTTTTCAAAAGGAAGGAATCGAACTCCGTCTTCAGAAAAAATGA